One genomic region from Deltaproteobacteria bacterium encodes:
- a CDS encoding type II toxin-antitoxin system HicA family toxin, with the protein MRSTEIIRRLKRDGWTLRNTRGSHQQFAHPEKPGHVTVKHPTKDIPTGTLRNIYRQAQWDWKDR; encoded by the coding sequence GTGCGCAGTACGGAGATCATTCGGAGACTCAAAAGAGACGGCTGGACACTCCGCAACACACGAGGGAGCCACCAACAGTTTGCCCATCCGGAGAAGCCGGGCCACGTAACCGTCAAACACCCAACCAAGGACATCCCCACCGGAACGTTGCGCAACATCTATCGACAGGCACAATGGGACTGGAAGGATCGCTGA
- a CDS encoding MFS transporter produces MGISSNLLYSLASICMASGAIGSAMLAPFYMHSKGFPVSVVGMPLVVNGVGALCSDVLSGTLASYFRSSFLLLGSMLVAVVTSLVGYAFQESLAVFLLAFAIIGLTEAMFSLAIRRIVFVQSTPEQQGKAQGQVAAALGLGFALGPTMGGFVGEWWGLDKLFLVVAVPQSLGLVFLLLARGHRTEKPVERGSLPLWRVGKGLLAQPAFLGACLAIFQSFLCLIGVTRIAFPFLAVRRGLTLDIIGTMVSISRLTDTAGRLTGGWLCDRVGTRTVILLGVFVTVPAFVLQVFGQSYIALLVPLCLMTAGFGLSNVGSTTLALQVADDSSKGVALGLIRGGTSFGRMIGPLLAGILVADLGFHWGFVALGVISFAIGGGVAGLFRRQREVV; encoded by the coding sequence TCTCCTCCAACCTGCTGTACTCGCTGGCTTCCATCTGCATGGCCTCGGGCGCCATCGGGAGCGCCATGCTGGCGCCGTTCTACATGCACTCCAAGGGATTTCCCGTGTCGGTGGTGGGCATGCCGTTGGTGGTCAACGGAGTCGGCGCGCTGTGTTCCGACGTGTTGTCCGGCACGCTGGCATCCTATTTCCGCTCGAGCTTCCTTTTGCTGGGATCGATGCTCGTGGCCGTCGTCACGAGCCTGGTGGGCTACGCCTTCCAGGAGAGCTTGGCGGTGTTCCTGCTGGCCTTCGCCATCATCGGGCTCACGGAGGCCATGTTCAGTCTCGCCATACGGCGCATCGTCTTCGTCCAGTCCACGCCCGAGCAGCAGGGCAAGGCGCAGGGACAGGTGGCCGCCGCGCTGGGCCTGGGCTTCGCCCTGGGACCCACCATGGGCGGGTTCGTGGGCGAGTGGTGGGGCCTCGACAAGCTCTTCCTGGTGGTGGCGGTGCCCCAGAGCCTGGGACTGGTCTTCCTCCTGCTGGCGCGCGGACACCGGACCGAGAAGCCGGTGGAGCGCGGCTCGCTGCCCCTCTGGCGCGTGGGCAAGGGACTCCTGGCCCAGCCGGCTTTTCTCGGCGCCTGCCTCGCCATCTTCCAATCGTTCCTCTGCCTCATCGGCGTCACCCGCATCGCCTTCCCGTTCCTGGCGGTGCGCCGGGGTCTCACCCTCGACATCATCGGCACGATGGTCAGCATCTCGCGCCTGACCGACACCGCCGGAAGGCTCACCGGCGGCTGGCTGTGCGACCGCGTCGGCACCCGCACCGTGATCCTCCTGGGAGTCTTCGTCACCGTCCCCGCATTCGTCCTGCAGGTCTTCGGCCAGAGCTACATCGCGCTGCTCGTGCCGCTGTGCCTGATGACCGCCGGCTTCGGCCTCTCCAACGTCGGCTCCACCACCCTCGCCCTGCAGGTCGCCGACGACTCCAGCAAGGGCGTCGCCCTGGGCCTCATCCGCGGCGGCACCTCCTTCGGCCGCATGATCGGCCCCCTCCTCGCCGGCATCCTCGTGGCCGACCTGGGCTTCCACTGGGGGTTCGTCGCGCTGGGGGTGATCTCGTTCGCCATCGGCGGGGGAGTGGCGGGGCTGTTCCGGCGGCAGCGGGAGGTTGTGTAG
- a CDS encoding xanthine dehydrogenase family protein molybdopterin-binding subunit: MSAVGSDVPRVDGNAKVCGSAQYTADIELPGMLHAKALRSPHPHARLVSVDVSKAAALPGVIAVVTRDDLEGLNPYYGAVVEDQPVLAIDRVRCVGDIVAAVAAEEREIAEEAVELIEVEYEPLPAVFDVVEAAEPGAPILHEERFETQAAVFREQLNLNAGGNVCSVFRAADGDVDAGFAECDEIFENTYRMPPVQHGHIEPHVATAVWESPNRLVVHTPCQNAVGLQEQLARIFDLPESGVRVVVPFVGGGYGGKTHARLEPVTALLARKAGRPVQWVLTREEVFLTGRRYGGFVRMKTGFKRDGTLVAREVEVFYDLGAYALSGPANAKTGSYVASGPYRVPNRRLTTYAVYTNLPPAGPYRGVGVPHVAWAYESEMDRIARHLGMDPLELRLKNLLQEGDVFVTGESLVSVGISDCLRQAAAGVGWRGREEQADSAGQGALRRGKGLAVIMKSTTTPTASAAGVRLNSDGSVMLLTSSTEIGQGVRTCLAQIVADRLGLPVDRVTVSAPDTDVTPYDKSTSSSRTTFHMGNAALRAAEEVREQLLEAGAQALEVDKADLELGAGGVSVRGVPDRSLTIPQLLRVKYGDSVGSVFGSCNFQVKGGLDPKTGKGKAAAFWFFSACAAEVEVDVETGKVRVLDIATSVDVGKAINPLQCWLQNEGSMLEALGAAFFEEMVFEQGQPVNGTLLEYMLPSMEDHPERFQSLLVETPHPDGPFGAKGAGEAVIPAVAPAIGNAVANALGGVNITELPLRPERIVAALAERDAGASGDRQEESEG; this comes from the coding sequence GTGAGCGCCGTCGGGAGCGACGTCCCGCGGGTGGACGGCAACGCCAAGGTTTGCGGCTCCGCCCAGTACACGGCCGACATCGAGCTGCCCGGCATGCTCCATGCAAAGGCGCTGCGTAGCCCTCACCCGCACGCGAGGCTCGTCAGCGTCGACGTGAGCAAGGCCGCGGCCTTGCCCGGCGTCATTGCCGTCGTGACCCGCGACGACCTCGAAGGTCTCAACCCCTACTACGGCGCGGTGGTGGAGGACCAGCCGGTGCTGGCCATCGACCGGGTGCGCTGCGTGGGCGACATCGTGGCGGCGGTGGCGGCGGAGGAGCGCGAGATCGCGGAGGAGGCGGTGGAGCTCATCGAAGTAGAGTACGAGCCTCTGCCCGCGGTCTTCGACGTGGTGGAGGCGGCCGAACCTGGTGCGCCCATCCTCCACGAGGAGCGCTTCGAGACCCAGGCGGCCGTCTTCCGCGAGCAGCTCAACTTGAACGCCGGCGGCAACGTGTGCAGCGTGTTCCGGGCCGCCGACGGCGACGTCGACGCCGGCTTCGCCGAGTGCGACGAGATCTTCGAGAACACCTACCGCATGCCTCCCGTGCAGCACGGCCACATCGAGCCGCACGTGGCCACGGCGGTGTGGGAGTCGCCCAACCGGCTCGTGGTGCATACGCCGTGCCAGAACGCCGTGGGGCTCCAGGAGCAGTTGGCGCGCATCTTCGACCTGCCCGAGAGCGGCGTCCGGGTCGTCGTCCCGTTCGTGGGCGGCGGCTACGGCGGCAAGACCCACGCCCGCCTGGAGCCGGTGACGGCGCTGCTGGCGCGCAAGGCCGGGCGGCCGGTGCAGTGGGTGCTGACGCGCGAGGAGGTGTTCCTCACCGGGCGGCGCTACGGCGGGTTCGTGCGCATGAAGACCGGCTTCAAGCGCGACGGCACCTTGGTGGCGCGGGAGGTGGAGGTCTTCTACGATCTCGGCGCCTATGCCCTGTCCGGGCCGGCCAACGCCAAGACCGGTTCCTACGTGGCCAGCGGGCCGTACCGCGTGCCCAACCGCAGGTTGACCACCTACGCGGTCTACACCAACCTGCCGCCGGCGGGCCCCTACCGCGGCGTGGGCGTGCCCCATGTGGCTTGGGCCTACGAGTCCGAGATGGACCGCATCGCCCGGCACCTGGGCATGGACCCGCTGGAGCTGCGGCTCAAGAACCTGCTTCAGGAAGGCGACGTCTTCGTCACCGGCGAGTCGCTGGTGTCGGTGGGCATTTCCGACTGTCTGCGGCAGGCGGCGGCGGGCGTCGGCTGGCGCGGCCGTGAGGAGCAGGCGGACAGCGCCGGCCAGGGCGCGCTGCGGCGCGGCAAGGGGCTCGCGGTGATCATGAAGAGCACCACCACGCCCACGGCGTCGGCCGCCGGCGTGCGCTTGAACAGCGACGGCTCGGTGATGCTCCTCACCAGCAGCACCGAGATCGGCCAGGGGGTGCGCACCTGCCTGGCGCAGATCGTGGCAGACCGGCTCGGCCTGCCGGTGGACCGGGTCACGGTGTCCGCGCCGGACACCGACGTGACGCCCTACGACAAGTCCACCAGTTCCAGCCGCACCACCTTCCACATGGGCAACGCCGCGCTGCGGGCCGCCGAGGAGGTGCGCGAGCAGCTTCTGGAGGCCGGCGCCCAGGCGCTGGAAGTGGACAAGGCGGATCTTGAACTCGGCGCCGGCGGCGTGAGCGTCCGGGGCGTGCCCGACCGGAGCCTCACGATCCCGCAACTGCTGCGGGTCAAGTACGGCGATTCCGTGGGCAGCGTGTTCGGAAGCTGCAACTTCCAGGTCAAGGGCGGCCTCGACCCCAAGACCGGCAAGGGCAAGGCCGCGGCCTTCTGGTTCTTCTCGGCCTGCGCCGCGGAGGTGGAGGTGGACGTGGAAACCGGCAAGGTGCGAGTGCTCGACATCGCCACCTCGGTGGACGTGGGCAAGGCCATCAACCCGCTCCAGTGCTGGCTCCAGAACGAGGGCTCCATGCTGGAGGCCCTGGGCGCGGCGTTCTTCGAGGAGATGGTGTTCGAGCAGGGCCAGCCGGTGAACGGAACCCTGCTGGAGTACATGCTTCCCTCCATGGAGGACCACCCGGAGCGCTTCCAGTCGCTGCTGGTGGAGACCCCGCACCCGGACGGTCCCTTCGGCGCCAAGGGCGCGGGCGAAGCGGTGATCCCGGCGGTGGCCCCGGCCATCGGCAACGCCGTGGCCAACGCCTTGGGCGGCGTGAACATCACCGAGCTGCCGCTCCGCCCGGAGCGCATCGTGGCGGCGCTGGCCGAACGCGACGCCGGGGCATCCGGGGACAGGCAGGAAGAGAGCGAGGGGTAG
- a CDS encoding type II toxin-antitoxin system HicB family antitoxin: MGLEGSLMQFPIVIHKDEKSGYGVTVPDLPGCFSAGDTLEEAIESAYEAIACHIEGLLMDGQAIPRAASLEAHRESEDYKDGIWALAGVDVSRLSSTAKRVNITVPARVLAIIDEAAAREGQTRSALLTRAALSYVEQRSR, from the coding sequence ATGGGACTGGAAGGATCGCTGATGCAATTTCCTATCGTCATACACAAGGACGAAAAGAGCGGCTACGGGGTGACGGTTCCGGACCTGCCCGGCTGTTTTTCCGCCGGAGACACCCTTGAGGAGGCCATTGAGTCCGCTTACGAGGCCATCGCCTGCCACATCGAGGGGCTCCTCATGGACGGGCAAGCGATACCGCGAGCGGCATCACTTGAAGCACACCGCGAGTCGGAAGACTACAAGGATGGGATATGGGCACTCGCCGGCGTGGATGTGTCAAGGCTGTCAAGCACGGCCAAGCGCGTAAACATCACCGTACCGGCACGTGTTCTGGCAATTATCGATGAAGCCGCGGCCCGGGAAGGTCAGACTCGCTCGGCTCTGCTTACCCGGGCGGCACTTAGCTACGTGGAACAGCGAAGCCGATGA
- a CDS encoding (2Fe-2S)-binding protein — translation MRHLITATVNGRERELSVKSNQTLLDVLRDDLRLKGTHEGCSVGVCGSCTVLVDGKPVSSCLMLASNAEGRDVLTIEGLGRDGNLDPVQQAFLNRQAFQCGFCTPGMIMAVKGLLNENPKPDEAEVRDYLSGNICRCGTYVEVMAAIEDLTAKP, via the coding sequence ATGCGACACCTCATCACCGCCACCGTCAACGGACGCGAACGCGAGCTTTCGGTCAAGTCCAACCAGACCCTGCTGGACGTGCTGCGCGACGACCTGCGGCTCAAGGGGACCCACGAGGGTTGCAGCGTGGGCGTGTGCGGCTCCTGCACGGTGCTGGTGGACGGCAAGCCCGTCAGCTCGTGCCTGATGCTTGCCAGCAACGCCGAGGGGCGGGATGTGCTCACCATCGAGGGCCTCGGCCGGGACGGCAACCTCGATCCCGTGCAGCAGGCGTTCCTGAACCGCCAGGCGTTCCAGTGCGGCTTCTGCACGCCGGGCATGATCATGGCCGTCAAGGGCCTCCTCAACGAAAACCCCAAGCCTGACGAGGCCGAGGTGCGCGACTACCTGTCCGGCAACATCTGCCGCTGCGGCACCTACGTCGAGGTGATGGCCGCCATCGAAGACTTGACCGCGAAACCGTGA
- a CDS encoding xanthine dehydrogenase family protein subunit M, with amino-acid sequence MRNFDLLEPKTVTEACRMLDDGEDVRPVSGGTALLILIKQGLLRPQTLVNLKKLEGANAITRDAAGAVRIEAMATIHEVETSPVVREHLPVLAAACHQVANIRIRHLATIGGNLAHGDHQSDPPGVLVALDAEVELSGTHGSRAMKLADFLLGTYETALEPGEMVTAVTVPPVRGRLVGDYLKFTTGSSEERPCAGITALVRLEDDRPVEARLAVGAVAARPLLLCEADPTEGALQQMAERAAEEIDAIPDLRGSAEYKRHLVRVLGRRALAAAWKEACP; translated from the coding sequence ATGCGCAACTTCGACCTCCTCGAACCCAAGACCGTCACCGAAGCCTGCCGGATGCTCGATGACGGCGAAGACGTGCGCCCGGTGAGCGGCGGTACCGCGCTCTTGATCCTCATCAAGCAAGGGCTTTTGCGGCCCCAAACCCTGGTCAATCTCAAGAAGCTGGAAGGCGCCAACGCCATCACGCGGGATGCCGCCGGCGCGGTCCGCATCGAGGCCATGGCCACGATCCACGAGGTGGAGACCTCGCCGGTGGTGCGGGAGCACCTGCCGGTGCTGGCGGCGGCCTGCCACCAGGTGGCCAACATCCGCATCCGCCATCTCGCCACCATCGGCGGCAACTTGGCCCACGGGGATCATCAGTCGGATCCGCCGGGAGTGTTGGTGGCCCTCGACGCCGAGGTGGAGTTGAGCGGAACCCACGGCTCGCGCGCCATGAAGCTCGCGGACTTCCTCCTGGGCACCTACGAGACGGCGCTGGAGCCGGGGGAGATGGTGACGGCTGTAACCGTGCCGCCGGTGCGGGGGCGGCTGGTGGGCGACTACCTAAAGTTCACCACGGGCTCGTCGGAGGAGCGGCCGTGCGCGGGCATTACGGCGCTGGTGCGATTGGAGGATGACCGTCCGGTGGAGGCGCGGCTCGCGGTGGGGGCGGTGGCGGCCCGGCCACTGCTTCTGTGCGAGGCGGATCCCACCGAAGGGGCGCTTCAACAGATGGCCGAACGCGCCGCTGAGGAGATCGATGCGATCCCCGACCTGCGCGGATCGGCGGAGTACAAGCGCCACTTGGTGCGCGTGCTCGGGCGCCGCGCCCTGGCCGCGGCGTGGAAGGAGGCGTGCCCGTGA